One Girardinichthys multiradiatus isolate DD_20200921_A unplaced genomic scaffold, DD_fGirMul_XY1 scaffold_27, whole genome shotgun sequence genomic window carries:
- the LOC124865145 gene encoding piggyBac transposable element-derived protein 3-like: MPLKVFHTSSRLLRFDDRESRPARRVTDKLAAIREVWDKWVERLPYLYNPGPDVTVDEQLVPFRGRCPFRQHMASKPAKYGIKSWVACDAKSSYAWKMQVYTGKLTSGCPEKNQGMRVVLDVTEGLRGHNVTCDNFFTSYELGQQLLKRKITMVGTVRKNKPELPPALLASKEREVFSKFAFMPNTTLVSYLPKKNKNVVLSTLHTDGDISDREDRKPIIILDYVEIYYVCALLLLLCS; the protein is encoded by the exons ATGCCACTCAAAGTCTTTCACACCTCCTCAAGACTGCTACGATTTGATGACCGTGAGTCAAGACCAGCAAGACGTGTGACAGACAAACTTGCCGCCATAAGAGAGGTATGGGACAAGTGGGTGGAGCGGCTGCCCTACCTCTACAATCCAGGACCTGACGTAACAGTGGATGAACAACTGGTTCCATTTAGAG GTCGTTGTCCTTTCCGGCAGCATATGGCCAGCAAGCCAGCAAAATATGGGATCAAGTCATGGGTGGCTTGTGATGCCAAATCAAGCTATGCTTGGAAAATGCAAGTCTATACTGGGAAGCTGACCAGTGGATGCCCAGAGAAGAACCAGGGGATGCGAGTTGTGCTTGAtgtgacagagggactgaggggtCACAATGTGACATGTGACAATTTCTTCACCTCTTATGAACTCGGACAGCAGCTCCTGAAGAGGAAGATCACCATGGTTGGTACAGTTCGAAAGAATAAGCCTGAGCTCCCACCTGCACTGCTTGCGTCAAAGGAGAGAGAGGTCTTCTCAAAGTTTGCCTTCATGCCCAACACCACTCTAGTTTCCTACctcccaaagaaaaacaagaatgtagTTCTGAGCACACTGCACACAGACGGTGACATTAGCGATCGTGAGGACAGGAAGCCAATCATCATCCTAGACtatgtggagatatattatgtgtgtgcattattattattattatgttcataa
- the LOC124865143 gene encoding cilia- and flagella-associated protein 157-like gives MPPSHRFQIKCDKLEKQNQILICQYSTLDTEKKDITEYLKHSLSEKDKELDELLEQLEGERLAAIQEKHSLQLEHSRLRQELQARVDKLTEKNAELVEKLADLEEFQRHKDDLMTNMESLEKQLERQKKERKEEIHNLEMKALLEKRRLEKEMESEVAAMSEKVQHLVDQRLPEMTRSVLQENTELKTRFSQLSEVAKSLLEENKALREQKHILFKVHIHLKVKFGYETVQ, from the exons atgccTCCTTCCCACAGGTTTCAGATAAAATGTGATAAACTTGAGAAGCAGAACCAAATCTTAATATGTCAGTACAGCACACTGGACACAGAGAAGAAGGACATCACAGAATACCTGAAACACTCCCTTTCAGAAAAGGACAAGGAGCTGGACGAGCTGCTGGAGCAGCTGGAGGGTGAACGTCTGGCCGCCATCCAGGAAAAACATTCCCTGCAGCTTGAACACAGCCGACTGAGGCAGGAGCTTCAGGCCCGAGTTGATAAGCTGACTGAAAAAAACGCAGAGCTCG TGGAGAAACTTGCTGATCTGGAAGAGTTTCAGAGGCACAAGGATGATTTGATGACCAACATGGAGAGTCTGGAGAAGCAGCTGGAACGTCAGAAGAAAGAACGCAAAGAGGAGATCCACAACCTGGAGATGAAGGCGCTGCTGGAAAAGAGGAG GTTAGAGAAGGAGATGGAAAGCGAAGTAGCAGCCATGTCAGAAAAGGTTCAGCACCTGGTGGACCAGAGGCTTCCTGAGATGACCAGGTCTGTGCTTCAGGAGAACACTGAGCTGAAGACTCGTTTCAGCCAGCTGTCAGAGGTGGCCAAGTCCTTGTTGGAGGAGAACAAGGCGCTGAGGGAGCAAAAGCATATTCTCTTCAAGGTTCACATTCATCTGAAAGTGAAGTTTGGTTATGAAACAGTTCAATAA